GGACATTTCCATCAGTTGTTTAAAAAGGCTCGGAAAATTTTCTGGAAGTTTTTGGaaaatctaaaacaaaaacaacatgaTAAATAATGTGAATTAACATATTATCTGAATAACAGAACTAACACACACCTGCCATGCTGATACACGTtctctgaatttttcattaaccATGATTACTATTGATAACACATGTGACGCAGAGGAATTATCGGGTTTGTAGTTTGGCCACAAGTAATTTTCCAGATACTGGCTAAACTCAAGCATCATGATCCGGCGAATCATGAATTTTGCACCCTGAACTTCTTGGTGATAAATTTGGTCAACTATGCTGGCGTCAAAATCCATGTGATTTCCACATGTTTGTGGTGCCCAGTATTTTGATGCAACCTGAAGAAAATGTGTTAGGTTGTGAAGGTTTTGATGCAACAGATTTGATACCTGTGTGATTCGATCAGAATTAATTTGATCGACTGTTAAAGGTGTTTTATTCTCATTGTTCTTGTTACTCGAACCATCGTTTCGATCTTTATTCTCCATTTTGTAACAATATACGTTTTAAAAATGCCTGAAACGTCAAGCAAGTTATCAGcttgaaaagttgaaaactCGGATGGCGCCTAGTTGCCACAGAAACCGGCAGCAGACGATGAAAGCCAAGCGGCGGCTGTGGACACTAAACAAAGCggtcgatttgtttttttgtttttttttcgttatttagtTGGGATGGTTTTCACTTTTCagaacaagttttggaatctgtttttaatgtaaaacatGTATTGCATATCTCATATCTTCTATACATCAATATATAGTCAAAtattaaaccaaaaaaatcacaaataaCTCCTTCTGAACTATTAACTTAAGCATCAGGTTGCTGTAAAGGATGTCTATCACAAAGGTTGTAACCCGTTCAACCTTGGTGACTCTGCTAGTTAGTCTCACGCTCCGAAGTAGTGTCTTTCAGACGTACGATTAACCCCTGATTGAGTATCGTGGCCCGTTACCGTTCACTTGGTAACGCACAGTGGCTCAATTAAGTTCCATTATGCAGTTCAATGGAGTACGAGCGTGCACCAAATTTCAACCTAATGAGGAAGCCAAACCACCTTCCCCTTTGACTTTATATTTCaatatattttcttatttaacactaaaatttgaatttattaaatttaagtgTAAATACGACGTTGCCATCCGCCATTATCTGCTGCTCTCCGCCTCtccttattaaaaaaaaataattctgacCATGATTCTGACTTTTTTTGAGTATTTGTAATTGGGAAAGTGgaaaataaatctttttttcaaagaggTGCCCAAAAGATTAAATCCTTGAATAATTATGATTCAGTAATTAAaacttcaaaacaaaatgtatgGCCCCCGGCCCCCGCTACCTGTGTTGCCACAGAAACATTATTAGCAGACGAAATCAAGAACGTCAACgattcaaaaatttgtaaatagtTCCGGACTTCCGGGTGACTTTGATCAGTACTCCATTGGCCactgtacattttttttaaaatcaagaaCAGTAAATGAGTTTGATaagcaaacagaaaaatggaaTGTACCCCAACTCTATCGTGGACGAAGAATGGGAATATTTGGATCCCACCCCCGATATTCATAGTCTGTTTATTCAATTTGACGATCGCTTCTTTAGTGGCGAGCTAAAGAGCGTTGTGGTGAAATGGAGCCCGAGAATGACTGTGTATAGTTTGAATCAGTTCAACAACCATAGAAGTGTATTCTAATGAATTTGTTTGTAGGTGTGCTGGTTTGTGTAGGTATGAAGGAAGGAGATCTGGGCATTGCTCCATCAGCCTTAGTGtaccacttttgaaattgagaCCAAGAAAGGATCTTGTTGAAACTCTTCTggtaaacaaataatttccttagaattcaaattttgatacTAATACTATTATTTCTAATAGCATGAAATGATCCACGCCTTCCTGTTCCTGACGAACAACAACAGGGACAGGGATGGCCATGGTccagaatttcaatttcatatgCACAGAATCAACCAAGAAAGTGGAACTAAAATCACAGTTAGTCCTGTATTTTCTTTTAGACTTTTTTAttggttaaaattaaaatatttattctcTCTCAGATTTATCACAGCTTCCACGATGAAGTAAAACTGTACAAACAGCATTGGTGGAAATGTACAGGCCCTTGCCAACATAGGCAACCTTTCTATGGACTAGTAAAGCGCTCAATGAATAGAGCTCCTGGACCTCATGATAACTGGTGGGCTGCTCATCAAGCAAGTTGTGGTGGTTcctatgtaaaaataaaagaacctgAAGGATATggtgttaaaaagaaaaaagaaggtaaTGAAAATAAGGGAGGGCCAGGTATTTGTTTAGAAATGAAGATCTCCTGTTTTCTATTCATTATTTACCGTGTATGTCGTCTATTTTTCAGACCCCAAGAAGCAAAAGATTGAAATTCCATCAGGTGCACGCGATATTCGGGGGTTTCTCAACTCTCCTACTGCTGGACCATCAAACAAAGCAGTAACTGCTACTGGGAATCTATCTACTTCTCAACCGAAACTGCCAACCAATAATCCCGTGAAAGGGAAAGCTTGGACAGGATTTTCGGGCAAGAACGTTAGTCCTCCCAAAGGGAAAGCTATATCCGGATATTTTACTACTTCCACCACTTCGGGCAAAGGAAAAACTGTCACCGGCTTTGCAGGATCGGTGAAGAACAAAGGGAGTTCGACAATAACGGTTACATCACCATCTTCTGGATCAACAGAAACAAGTGAACCAAATGATGCAAGACCGACTCAAGGAGGCATTGTGTCCAAGCCTCCATCTATGACGTCATTTATCCCTTTTACTGGACAAGGCCGACTCCTGGGTGGAGGCCCACCAAAAGTCAACACTCCTTGGGCCAATCCTTCAACATCATCCATCAAAAAGGAAACTCCAAAGGTCGTTGAAATAGTTTCTTTGGACGCCGATGACAGCCccgaagatgaaaaaaaagtgccCTGCCCAATTTGCCAGTCGCTTATCAGCCTCAGTCAGATCAACGCACATTTGGATTCCTGTTTGTCTTGAAGTGAACAACTCTGTCAGTATTCGTCTTCATATTTCTATCGAAATTCTGTGATGCTCAAAAGTGtatttaacaaagaaaaactcaAATGTTTTAATATTACAAAGATGGTCCCGTTTTATTTATTGCCAGTCAATACTCCCTCCAAAAGTTCCTGGAACGttagaaattaaagaaataacgAGTTAACCTAATTATTTCATCTTATTCTTCCAACAATAGGTCATCATTAAGGTTTACCTTGAGCTGTTTGTTGGATTGCTGTAAGGATTCCACCTCTTGTGCGTGCTGCTCTTTCAGAGAATCCATGTCCTCTTGAGCTCTTTTTGCATTCCGTTCCAGCTCAACCTTCAGCTCCGTCTTTTGACATTCGAGATTCTGCTCAACGTGCTTTAACTGCTCAATCTGGTCCTCCATTTCTCCCCGTCCTATCTCGGCTTGCAGAGCTTTCCGTACGCCGAACGCCAAGCTGCTCTCGTACAGGGTCTGATATGAAAGCAGTGTCAAATTGAGTTCGTCGCGAACTCGAGCCAAGAGGAAGCCTCTCTCGGAACAGCTGACGGTCACTTGTCGGATCAGTTCATCTGAAACCAGTAATTTCGTCTCTTTAATACCTACTACATcgtctatttattttattattttatttttttatcgatcGTAGAAAAATAAGTTGCCATGCGAGTACCAAAGCACTGCGAGTAGAGCTCCCTCCTGATTGGACAGATTCCAATTTCTCGAGCTTGTCTCTGCTTGAGTCTGGAATCCAACTGCTCTTGCAAAGCGAGGACGTCCAATCTCGTCGCCGGCGTAGACGAGACCTTATCACAAACAGAAAGACCGACGATGCAAGAATACAAACATAACGAAAATGCGCTTTGACTCTTTCCCGGAATGAAGACtatattgaatttgattttttcaattgtatgTGTACCAACTGCCGCCATATCTGGTCGTCTTCGGTCCATTCCTTGGGAGGCAGAATTGCGTTGATTGCATCTTGGGCTTCACGTCGAATTGCGTCACGACTTTTGTTTCCCCCAGGAGGAGAGGGCGGATCTGGGACAGGACCGGGAGTGGTTGCTATGATGGATCGACTTGTATTCCCGCCGGTTAGCCCAGTGGAGGCTGGTTGCAATTGCGGCAACTCGTCTACCTGTAAACGAAAGTTACTCAACCGAATTAAAACGATGGCCAACGAAACAAAGGATTCCTTATTATGACACAGTACAAAGTTCCTTACTCTTCTCTTGTTGCCGTCACTCGGCTCACGCACCAGAACGGGATTGTCATATTTCAACAGCGAAAACGAAGTGCCCGCCAAACGTTCTGACATTTTCGCTTCACTTGGCAGTTTCCCTTTGGACGTCGTTTCAGATTAAAGCAGCGACTGTGAAACGTGACAGCTTCTACTTCACAGCGCTTTGATGCAAGTTTTATGAGGTGTTTATAAAGGAATTCGATATGGATCAAACATCCAAGCCGACGACTGCGCAATCGCAGTTCCCATTTCTTATTTACTTGTGTAAAGTGGATGAAATATTTGGTCGGGTTACTTCTTTTATAGACGTAGAAAGCAAGCAGCTGCATTGCCCAATAAACTGATGTGTATTGATTTCTTCATTGTCGCGTTTTACATAATTTCGTCATCacatgaaaatttttgtcaacaatttctgttttcggAACCAGACAAAAACGGGGGAAACAAAGGAGCCGATGAaaacgttttcttcttcgtagCAGCACAGGAGGAAAGATGCCGTCAATCTCTCCTTGTATTTATAGAAATAATTCTTCGTCATTTCGTCCAGGcaacgaaaataaataatgtgGCCGCCGGTTCTTCCGATTGATATAGTTCAGTGGATGGAAAAGTGTGTATAGCTTTTAGGAGCGAATTGAATTGTGATAAAGAGGCGTGTGGACAGCAAGGAGGAAACATTTCGGGGTGGATTGTTCACGTATAAAAAGCTTTCCAGTCTACAGCGAGCAGCAATAGAATCCGTGACACAATAGCAAACATAGATCGAATCGTGTAAGAAGTAAAtatgtatatattttaaatagaTAATAACGTTCGAGGGGAGGAAATAATATGTTCCAATGGGAGGGAAAAGGTTGGAGTTGACGCGATGGTTTCACCTTTTGATGGGTGATCAATGCGGCCGGATTCAATCCTTCAGTTTGTGCCATTCGGCGATTTGACGACGTGGAGAATTCAAGACCTCGTTCCAGTGATGCAAGGCCGTTCCAATCGTCTTGGCTCCGCCCAATTCCAAACGTCCAATCACCTGTTTTAAATCCAAAGGCTCAAGATTACGTTCGAAATATTATTCCGACCCCACTCTAATAAGGCACTCGTCAAAAATTACCTCATTTTTGGTGACGCGATCCCAGTCGAGGACGAGAAATTCGAGACTGATATTGTCCAGTGAAGTGGCGCTGGCCGGCAAGTCGAAAACAAACGACTCGTTAAAAACGGGATTCAGCGTGCGCTTCTTGACGTgcgtcttcttcttggccaCTCGTTGTCCATTGTGCACAAGATAAATCTTGACGTAAGGATCTTgagtaaatataaataataataataataataataagactcTGATGACAAGAGGATGACGTAACGGAAAAAATGAGGGAGGGCAACGTACCAGCAAGGCCGGTCATGTCCATGCGGGGAATGTTGCGAGCTTTCAGGACGACGGCTGTTAGTCGAGAAGCTTGCGGTTGATAACAAAGCGACACCAGAAGCTCGCCTCTTCCGTGAGTTCTCATCTATTTTGatggttttcaaaaaaagaaaaaggtctaTAACTTTAACGAAAGCAGCTGGATTATTTGCGTGTCTCCCTAACAACCACACGCCCCTTTGCGACCTGGGCATTTCGtggtttctcatttttctctctcgtttccAACACGATGGGGCTCACCTTATGACTGCGTGGCGCAATATCTCGGAATAGTAGAGCACCAGAGTGGTTTCCGTTGTCTGCAGTATTGTTGGAATCGACTGAATCTGTCATTTCCTCCAGAGCTTCGTTAACTGGCAGCAACACTTCGCCAATGACGTCATCTCTCGAGTATCGATCGAAACATAAAACGACGAAATGGAGCGTCAAGCTCtgaaaatagagagagaaagagaaaaataccgGTAATGACGGTCGTATAACAAGTCCACTTCCCGCGTGTCGTTCGACCGTTGCCCATCGTGCGTGAAAGACAAATGGATTGGTCTACCTGAAGTTGGTTTTCTCCGATTCCGTAAAAAGTAAAGTCTTCGTCGTAGACGGGATTGAGAGTGCGACGAAGGACGCGGGTCTTGACCTTGTGGTGTTTGTCGGGCAGCAATTGGAGTTTGACGTAAGGATCGCTGGAACCGATGTTGGAATCACGAGCCGGCAGACCTTGGCATCTGACCACGGTGATGTTGAGCGTACTCTTTTCAACATTGTGCCTTATTATGCGAAAAGAAATCGGCTTTGATTATTTTGGCagacacaaaaagaagaaaaagaagaaaagaaaccaatTCCGGAACATGAGAAGCATTGGAACGTGAGTCAATATCAAAGAACCGGAAAGAGACGGACCTGTCTCTTCTATACTCGCATGATTGGATAGGATCAAGTTACCATCACAATAACCCCATGCCAGTTCCCTCCCCACTGCCCCGACGAATACAGTCGCCCCTTCTGTTGCCCAATCGCTCGAGGGGAATCTCTTTTGGCGAAAAAAGCGGAAGGATGCAAAGGGGGACACAATAAAACATATAATAATGTTGCTGCAACAAATCAAACCACGCTAAACGAGTTATCGATCGACTTTGTCATCATAAAGAATCTCATTTCGCCCACTATACGCTCGactgctctttttttattcttttgttacaTTCAATTTGCTCCTCTTACTTATACTgaacgttgtgtgtgtgcgtaagGAGCACTCGGAACTGGAGAGTGGGCGGACCGTTTTGTCAAAATCTGTTCACTCATCATTCAGCTTCCTCCTCCCACACCGCCTCCCACGTAATAAATAAAGACCCACAACATGTAATTGATATAGTACCTGACTTTAAAGTAGAGTTGTCCCAGTTTGTTGGATCCGCCTCCGCATTCCATCTTGACCAAGTCGATTTCTCCGCCGGGGAGGTTTGCGGAAGCGGATGCCACCAAGTCACTTTTCATCAATTCCGCTGGATGAGTGACCTCGTTCTCCAATTGAAAGCGGATGACAGACTCGCGCTGCTGCCCTTCCTCTTGGAGGGCGTTGATGACGGAACGAGAACATCCCGAGATCAGAGAGTTTTTCCGGCTCACCTGCGGGCTGCTCGTTTCATAAGTTGGGGTCAGCGTCGAAGGCGTCGTCGCTGAAATGACATTGGCAATTAGAAACCATGTATACTATTAGAAACTGTTTTGGTCCTTCATTACCGGAAAGTGGACTAGGAGATTTGCCGATGGGACAGGAGCCGGGAGGAGTTTTGGCTCCTGTCGGACTTGGCGATTTCTTGAGGTGGTGGCTGATGGCAACCGATGATCCTCCGCTGACGGGATACGAGTGAGTCAATTGCTGCGGGTTGTTGGGGCTTTTGACCGCCACCGGCTTACGGAAAGCCAACGGTCTGTTCTCTGATCCAATGTGACTGCCGGGCGACCGCGCTTTCTTAGTGCTCCTTGTTTGCTGGTGATGTCCGCGATAACAAAAACAACTGACGGCGGCGACGGAGATCAGGAGCACAACACCTCCGAGACAGATTCCCACGACCGCCGGAGTGCTCACTgcgggagaaaaataaaatacaaaaaagatttaaaaacaaaattagaatTCTGTTATTTATCGACAGGTACATTTTTTGATAATTATTCGACGGTAGCATAGATATTTCGGCTGCTgggaaactaaaatcaaaaaaggggATCGAGCGGATGCTGTTCAAAGGAGCTCGTTTACGctcgacttgtttttttcttccgcctCATCAACATAATTGCATCACAattacaagtaaaaaaaaaagaaggtagCGCATCAAAACATTCGAACGAACGAGTCTAcacgaaataaaatgtttgtatgataaaaaaaaaagggagcgtgtgtgtgttatatgtTTTTTATTGGATCGATAGATCTGCAGAGCACATTATCTACTTCGTTCATCAAAACGTAAGAAAAACGTTGGTCGGGAAAAGAAGTTTCCGTTTGGTAGACGAGCGAGTGCGCTAGTACCAAGTCGGGGTTGATGGAAAACTCGATATCCATCAACTCCGACATGTATGCGATGAAGCGGATGGGAAATGGAGTGAAAGGAGGACGCGCACTGCAttcatacaaaagaaaaagagaactaCATGTCGCCATTGATTGGATCAGTTGAAGAGGCGTCCCTAGTCCAATTAGCAGGGTActaggaaaaatattttcagagGATCAACAATGAGTTCCTTTTATTCCCATCAGTTGGGTTAGGAAAGAAATAGCCATTTGATTCCATCAAGTCCTTCAACGAGTcagaaaatagaggaaatgggagggaaaattaatttttagaaaatagcaGCGATTCGATCAATGATTACATGTCTCATACACATAAACCTATGCTGCAGACAACTGTTCCCGTTGGTTCGTGATGTTATTACAAACTTGAATAATAACTCTGGTCGAGGGGGGAAAAGTTATCGAAGCAACTTACCGGCGAACTTGGTAATATCCACAAGAACTGTGATAACCATGTTGTTGCACCTATGGTATATATGAAATAGTCTGGAGAAAACCCAAACTGGGAGTCGCGTGCAATTTATAAGTTGTCCCGCGCTGGCAAAATGATGAAgacgaaaaacacacacagggaaaaaaaatggaagacgTTCTCTCATCAACACTCACAAACTTATCCCAACTGTGCAAGATCGACTGAACGGGAGCGGGAGCAAGACGGGGAGCTTAACGGAAGAGGAGAGAGGAGGAGCGTGTAGAGCGCGCGCTCCTGCCGCTCTAATCTCGTAGGACTCGTAGTGTGCGTCCTCACCGTCGAGGATTGGTCGATGTTTTCTAGGCGTGTGCACTAggaccaagaaaaaaaaaaaaaaaaaaaaatacgggaGGCACAAGGAGCCGCCAAAGACATGCTCACGTTATCGCCCGACGGCTGATTGACCATTTGCGCAGACTTGACTCTAGGCAGAGATCTGCGCTCCTCCTTGAAAAATgttgccttttttctctctcccgccccatgtttgatttttctcgAGGGTTGGTTGTCGAGGTCGGCATGGGCTGCAATCTTCAAAGAAGATGAGATGTATCTTCTCTATTTCCCCCGAAGGAAGTTGCCCATCAACAAAGAGTCTGAGAACATTTCGCTCAATTTTATACTGCGACGGCTGATAGCCGTCAGGCAGCTACTGTGCACTAGAAAGACTTTGGTGAGTTGTACAACATAAATCTAAATACATATAACATCACGAATGAAAAGCTCTTCTTCCTTTGTAGTCGGCCCTTTTCTATCCCAAGTCTCTTGATGAAAATGTGATGCGATGAGATGGAAAAACTGCAACATTCAAAGTTTAACTTGCCTGATGGATGTCAGCCTGGGTATAAGTCTACACGGACCGGAATATAAATAACGGCCGACTGAAAGGAGGTCAATAACGTCGATAAAGTACCGCATTGATCGTAAACAATGCATTTGGTGACACGAATTCGCTCCCGCTGCGGACCGGTCGCTCTGTATTATCATGGCGTTTTGGATAGAGGGCAAAGTTAAGCTCAACTACGGACTACACAACGGCCAATCGGATCGCCCGGAATGAATTCCAGTTGGCAAGAAAATAAACGATCCTGGTCGTGTTCCGCTTTTTGTCCTGTTTAACAAAGACGATGCGGTGTGCGGCCCGGCAGCTTACGAGGTTTTGTGTGATCCTGCACGTGTCCGAGTCTCACGCACGCTCCTCTCGGGTCTTTGAGTGAAGTGGCCGACTCACACACAATACCGATTGTGCAATAACGAGCGTGTCATTTCATCCGGGTGTATATTTCTTACACACGCTGAAACATGAGC
Above is a genomic segment from Daphnia pulicaria isolate SC F1-1A chromosome 8, SC_F0-13Bv2, whole genome shotgun sequence containing:
- the LOC124311191 gene encoding DNA-dependent metalloprotease dvc-1-like isoform X2, with the translated sequence MSLISKQKNGMYPNSIVDEEWEYLDPTPDIHSLFIQFDDRFFSGELKSVVVKWSPRMTVCAGLCRYEGRRSGHCSISLSVPLLKLRPRKDLVETLLHEMIHAFLFLTNNNRDRDGHGPEFQFHMHRINQESGTKITIYHSFHDEVKLYKQHWWKCTGPCQHRQPFYGLVKRSMNRAPGPHDNWWAAHQASCGGSYVKIKEPEGYGVKKKKEDPKKQKIEIPSGARDIRGFLNSPTAGPSNKAVTATGNLSTSQPKLPTNNPVKGKAWTGFSGKNVSPPKGKAISGYFTTSTTSGKGKTVTGFAGSVKNKGSSTITVTSPSSGSTETSEPNDARPTQGGIVSKPPSMTSFIPFTGQGRLLGGGPPKVNTPWANPSTSSIKKETPKVVEIVSLDADDSPEDEKKVPCPICQSLISLSQINAHLDSCLS
- the LOC124311191 gene encoding DNA-dependent metalloprotease dvc-1-like isoform X1, with protein sequence MSLISKQKNGMYPNSIVDEEWEYLDPTPDIHSLFIQFDDRFFSGELKSVVVKWSPRMTVCAGLCRYEGRRSGHCSISLSVPLLKLRPRKDLVETLLHEMIHAFLFLTNNNRDRDGHGPEFQFHMHRINQESGTKITIYHSFHDEVKLYKQHWWKCTGPCQHRQPFYGLVKRSMNRAPGPHDNWWAAHQASCGGSYVKIKEPEGYGVKKKKEGNENKGGPDPKKQKIEIPSGARDIRGFLNSPTAGPSNKAVTATGNLSTSQPKLPTNNPVKGKAWTGFSGKNVSPPKGKAISGYFTTSTTSGKGKTVTGFAGSVKNKGSSTITVTSPSSGSTETSEPNDARPTQGGIVSKPPSMTSFIPFTGQGRLLGGGPPKVNTPWANPSTSSIKKETPKVVEIVSLDADDSPEDEKKVPCPICQSLISLSQINAHLDSCLS
- the LOC124311937 gene encoding 33 kDa inner dynein arm light chain, axonemal-like, yielding MSERLAGTSFSLLKYDNPVLVREPSDGNKRRVDELPQLQPASTGLTGGNTSRSIIATTPGPVPDPPSPPGGNKSRDAIRREAQDAINAILPPKEWTEDDQIWRQLVSSTPATRLDVLALQEQLDSRLKQRQAREIGICPIRRELYSQCFDELIRQVTVSCSERGFLLARVRDELNLTLLSYQTLYESSLAFGVRKALQAEIGRGEMEDQIEQLKHVEQNLECQKTELKVELERNAKRAQEDMDSLKEQHAQEVESLQQSNKQLKELLEGVLTGNK
- the LOC124311086 gene encoding synaptotagmin-9-like isoform X1; amino-acid sequence: MRERLPFFFPVCVFRLHHFASAGQLINCTRLPVWVFSRLFHIYHRCNNMVITVLVDITKFAVSTPAVVGICLGGVVLLISVAAVSCFCYRGHHQQTRSTKKARSPGSHIGSENRPLAFRKPVAVKSPNNPQQLTHSYPVSGGSSVAISHHLKKSPSPTGAKTPPGSCPIGKSPSPLSATTPSTLTPTYETSSPQVSRKNSLISGCSRSVINALQEEGQQRESVIRFQLENEVTHPAELMKSDLVASASANLPGGEIDLVKMECGGGSNKLGQLYFKVRHNVEKSTLNITVVRCQGLPARDSNIGSSDPYVKLQLLPDKHHKVKTRVLRRTLNPVYDEDFTFYGIGENQLQSLTLHFVVLCFDRYSRDDVIGEVLLPVNEALEEMTDSVDSNNTADNGNHSGALLFRDIAPRSHKMRTHGRGELLVSLCYQPQASRLTAVVLKARNIPRMDMTGLADPYVKIYLVHNGQRVAKKKTHVKKRTLNPVFNESFVFDLPASATSLDNISLEFLVLDWDRVTKNEPLDLKQVIGRLELGGAKTIGTALHHWNEVLNSPRRQIAEWHKLKD
- the LOC124311086 gene encoding synaptotagmin-4-like isoform X3 → MKEGDGPDVEPLNHLSTPAVVGICLGGVVLLISVAAVSCFCYRGHHQQTRSTKKARSPGSHIGSENRPLAFRKPVAVKSPNNPQQLTHSYPVSGGSSVAISHHLKKSPSPTGAKTPPGSCPIGKSPSPLSATTPSTLTPTYETSSPQVSRKNSLISGCSRSVINALQEEGQQRESVIRFQLENEVTHPAELMKSDLVASASANLPGGEIDLVKMECGGGSNKLGQLYFKVRHNVEKSTLNITVVRCQGLPARDSNIGSSDPYVKLQLLPDKHHKVKTRVLRRTLNPVYDEDFTFYGIGENQLQSLTLHFVVLCFDRYSRDDVIGEVLLPVNEALEEMTDSVDSNNTADNGNHSGALLFRDIAPRSHKMRTHGRGELLVSLCYQPQASRLTAVVLKARNIPRMDMTGLADPYVKIYLVHNGQRVAKKKTHVKKRTLNPVFNESFVFDLPASATSLDNISLEFLVLDWDRVTKNEPLDLKQVIGRLELGGAKTIGTALHHWNEVLNSPRRQIAEWHKLKD
- the LOC124311086 gene encoding synaptotagmin-4-like isoform X4, which translates into the protein MKEGDGPDVEPLNHLSTPAVVGICLGGVVLLISVAAVSCFCYRGHHQQTRSTKKARSPGSHIGSENRPLAFRKPVAVKSPNNPQQLTHSYPVSGGSSVAISHHLKKSPSPTGAKTPPGSCPIGKSPSPLSATTPSTLTPTYETSSPQVSRKNSLISGCSRSVINALQEEGQQRESVIRFQLENEVTHPAELMKSDLVASASANLPGGEIDLVKMECGGGSNKLGQLYFKVRHNVEKSTLNITVVRCQGLPARDSNIGSSDPYVKLQLLPDKHHKVKTRVLRRTLNPVYDEDFTFYGIGENQLQSLTLHFVVLCFDRYSRDDVIGEVLLPVNEALEEMTDSVDSNNTADNGNHSGALLFRDIAPRSHKMRTHGRGELLVSLCYQPQASRLTAVVLKARNIPRMDMTGLADPYVKIYLVHNGQRVAKKKTHVKKRTLNPVFNESFVFDLPASATSLDNISLEFLVLDWDRVTKNEVIGRLELGGAKTIGTALHHWNEVLNSPRRQIAEWHKLKD
- the LOC124311086 gene encoding synaptotagmin-9-like isoform X2; translated protein: MRERLPFFFPVCVFRLHHFASAGQLINCTRLPVWVFSRLFHIYHRCNNMVITVLVDITKFAVSTPAVVGICLGGVVLLISVAAVSCFCYRGHHQQTRSTKKARSPGSHIGSENRPLAFRKPVAVKSPNNPQQLTHSYPVSGGSSVAISHHLKKSPSPTGAKTPPGSCPIGKSPSPLSATTPSTLTPTYETSSPQVSRKNSLISGCSRSVINALQEEGQQRESVIRFQLENEVTHPAELMKSDLVASASANLPGGEIDLVKMECGGGSNKLGQLYFKVRHNVEKSTLNITVVRCQGLPARDSNIGSSDPYVKLQLLPDKHHKVKTRVLRRTLNPVYDEDFTFYGIGENQLQSLTLHFVVLCFDRYSRDDVIGEVLLPVNEALEEMTDSVDSNNTADNGNHSGALLFRDIAPRSHKMRTHGRGELLVSLCYQPQASRLTAVVLKARNIPRMDMTGLADPYVKIYLVHNGQRVAKKKTHVKKRTLNPVFNESFVFDLPASATSLDNISLEFLVLDWDRVTKNEVIGRLELGGAKTIGTALHHWNEVLNSPRRQIAEWHKLKD